Within Sphingobacteriales bacterium, the genomic segment CCGGAACTTTTTGCAGATGATTTTTTCTCTCAGTGAATACTGCTTCAGGACTTCCGCAATAAGCAATGAGGTTTCGGGCCAACACAGGGCCAACTCCCGGTACAAGGGTGAGGCTGATTTTATAAACCAAATCCTGATTCATCAGTGTCCGCTGTATTCTATCAGATAATGATAGTTGTATTTTTCGAGCATTTTTCTTCCGCCAAGGTCGGGCATATCAATAATGGCAGCAACTCCGGCAACGCTTGCTCCAAGTTTTTCTACCAGGCGGATAGCAGCCATGATGGTGCCTCCTGTGGCTACCAGATCATCCACCACCAGCGCTTTTTTACCAGCTTCAATGGCATCCAGATGCATTTCAACCTTGTCTGTTCCGTATTCCAGACTGTATTTTTCTGAGATGGTCGTGTAGGGAAGTTTTCCTGGTTTTCTTACCGGAATGAA encodes:
- a CDS encoding adenine phosphoribosyltransferase, coding for MNLKEFIRDVPDFPKPGILFHDVTTLFKNPLAFNHAIESLFEIFQSENIDYVAGIEARGFIVGSILAYKLKCGFIPVRKPGKLPYTTISEKYSLEYGTDKVEMHLDAIEAGKKALVVDDLVATGGTIMAAIRLVEKLGASVAGVAAIIDMPDLGGRKMLEKYNYHYLIEYSGH